GTGATTGATGTAAATCGGGCATCCCAGCGTTCATGCAATTCGGGGGTCTGCGTTTTTTTCCATAAGTCGTGCAACGAACCTTGAACGAATGTTTCGACATAGATGCCCATGAGGCTCAGTCCGATCACTCAAAGCAATGGTCTATCAACGCAAGCTGAGGAGATAGAATAACCGTTTCTGCCATACAATCACAGCGGTCACCCTACGAACGATAGGCGCGGCCCATTCTGCTTCGGTGCGGAAGAGACAAACCTGCTGTAGTCACCTCCCGTCTTGGCATAGTCCGGACTGTCCGGTTGCTTCGTTTACGCCGATTTTTACTGTCTCACTGAGAATGACAGTTATTGGGTGTTTGGCGGGCGAAACTCGAGTGAGCCTGGTATCTGCTGCCTTCGCCGTCTTGTCATTGTTGGTCGATCGAATACAAGCCGCAGCGATTTCTGTTGAGCCTTTTCTCAACCAGATTTGCCGCCGTTTTGTTCGCACGTACTACCGGGCGCGCTTTGCGAAACAGGTGGTGTTTTCGTTCCTTACGCTGTTCTTCACGGCAAATTTGGTGGCGGGCAGATTGTGTAAAGCCAGGTCGGCGTCGCTGGTGAATCTTTTGTGCGCGATCGGTTTGTGACGCATAACGTCGTTCACTGTGGCAGTCATCAGGAATCCGTCATCGGGAACTGGCCTTCATCGTCCGAAACGGCAGTTGTGCGGCCACAAGTCATAGAGATTCGCTGTAAGGCGAAGTGAGGGGGATATTTTTTGTCGAGAATAACGTCAATCGAAACACGATTCTGGCGCCTGTTTCTGAACCTGGAGACAGAATTGCGCCATAACAGCGTTCTCCTTGGGACTCAACGCTTTCGTGTAAATGCGGTTGCGAGTCACGCTGTGGCAGGTGGCAACTTCGGAGACCAGCAGTGACCGGTTCCAGTTCGATTTCGTGCGATCCTGAAGTCGCGGCGTGGCGGACTACGCCTGTGCAGGAGGCCTCAGGTAGCCTCAAAACGGTCACGACGACGCCGGTGGCAAGGATCTACTATCTCGATTGCATGCGAGGTTTCCTGATGATGCTTGGCGTAGTGCTGCACGCCGCAAACGTTTATGGGGTGCGTGGCACCTGGGAGATCCATGACGCGGCCGGAGTGCCAGCTTTCGACCTGCTGTCTGATTTGATTCGCTTGTTCCGAATGCCGAGCTTCTTCATCGTTGCCGGCTTCTTTGCATCGATGTCGCTGACCCAGCGTTCGGCAAGTCAGTTCCTTGCGGAGCGAGCGTGTCGGTTGCTGCCGCCATTCGTCTGCGTTTTCTGCACGCTGAACGTGCTGCAGCTTTGGTTGCAGGACGACGACTCGTGGTTCATTTTGAGTCGCAATGCATTTGTGTGGACGCGTCTGCCGGAACTTCTGCGCGAAGGGCGCGTGATTCAGCACCTTTGGTTCCTGATCGTCCTGATGTGGTACTGCGTGGCGACCGCGTTGTTTGCCGGCGTGCTGACAGGAAAACGGGAGCGGCACCTGCGGCAAAGTATTCCATTCGGTTTGCGGACTCTGCTTGGATGCATCTGCATCTCTGAAATCGGTGCGTCACTCCTGGTTCATGTCTGGGCTCCGTTGGGCGAATACATGCTCGGTGGACTGATCGCTCCCAGCTACCTGCTTCGATACTTACCCTATTTTCTGTTCGGGTTGTGGTTGGAGGCGAACCGATCCGAACTAGACTTATTCAGCCGACTCAGCATCCCGCGAATGTTCAGTCTTGCCGCGCTGTGGATCGGCAGTCAGCTGGTGCTTCCGAAGCTGCCATCGGGATGGAATCAAGGCGGCCAGCTGTTGGCAGGCGCTGTTTGTACGTGGCTGGCATGTCAGGTTTGTTTTTCGGTCTTCCGGTGGTTGTCTGATCGACCTCAACGCTGGGCTCGCTACCTCGCCGAGGCCTCGTATTCGGTTTACCTGTTCCACCACATTCTCATCGTGATACTTGCTCAGAATTTGCAACTGGTAGCGATTTCTGTCACTGCGAAGTTCGTGGTCGTCGTGATAGGAGCATTCCTCGGTTCCATCGCAATCCACGAAGGCTTGATTCGACACAATACCGCGCTGCTTCCACTACTGAATGGCCGGTTCACTCAACGGAAGAAGCCCGTGAAGGGCGAATTCGTCGCTCACACAACTTCGAATTCCAAATAGCCACGATTGAAACACCGGCCGTCCTGGCTTCGTAGAGCAGACCCAATCCTCTGAGTCACGGCAGGCAGGCCACTTCATCGTGACTGCGGAATTGCCGGTCGCGGTGTCTGGGAAAGCAGTTTTAGTCCCGCTTGAGCTTTGGCATGCTGAGGTTCCAGATGCAGCACGGCCTCGAAATCGCGACGAGCCTCCTGGACACGGCCGGCTTCGGCCAGCAGATATCCGCGGTTTAGTAGCGCATTAGTCAGCACCGGATCCAGAGCGAGTGCACGATCCAGCGGCTGCAAACATTCGGCCAGTGGTTTGTTCTGCAGGCGATATGCAAGAGCGAGTGCCGCGTAGGCTTCGGCGTCGTCGCGGAATGTCAGTTGTTGCCGCAACAATTGTTCGGCTTTTTTCGGCTGCTGCTGAAACAGGTACAGTCGGCTTAGCAGGGGATAGACTTCCAGCCAGTCGGGCACGTCGCTGACCAAACCTTCGTACAACCGAATTGCGCTCTGGTAATCCTTCCCCTGGTCGTAGGCAATCCCAAGCCGAAAACGAGCTTCCAGCCATTGCGAGTTGTGAGCAACAACAGGCCGCAACAATCGAACGGCGTCGGCACCGTTGCCTTCAGAAATTCGAACCGATGCCAGCCAGTACCTCATTTCCGGATCATCAGGTGCGCTGCTGAATGCTGTCTCCAGCAGCCTGCCTGCCTTCCGAAGCGCCGGTTGTTGAGGGCCCATCGTTTCGTGCAGCTGTATATAAGCGGCGGCGTGCGTGACCACATCAAGTTCATCACCCGGACGCAGGTCGATCAGTTCAACGTCAGCATTGGGAGACAGAATGCTGCCTTCCGGGATCTCATCGCGTGTGGGGCGCTGAATGCGATGATCTGTGAAAACCAGGTGCTGGCGTTCTCGGGTCGGCCGTTGAGGCATGTGACAGCGCACGCAACTGTTCTGAGTGTCCGAGTCCTGAGTGTTCGCGGCAGTCGCCGGTCGATGGCAGTCTGAGCCATCGTGACATGTTAAACACTTTTGATCGAAACTCGCGACGGGAGTGCGGTCTACGGTATCGTGAGCATCATGACACAGAATGCAGGTTAGACGACCCTCACTTTGTGACCAACACGCACTCTGCAGCATCCTCGCGCCGTGACTGGCGACTCCCAACACATCTGAGTCGCCCGACTTCGCAAGGAAGTCGATTCGATGGTCCCGCAGACGGTCGCCCGGCCGAAACGAAAACGCATCACAGCCGGGCCGAAACACGACCGCATCGCCCTGCAGGTGACACTGCAAACACACGTCGTTCGCCTGTTCAGGTTGCAGGCGGCCAGGGTTTACGATGGTGCGGTCTGTTGTCCTGCTTTGATCATCAGTACTCGGTTGTGAGGCAAGGCTGGATTGGAAGGCGACATGATCCTGTCCGGGGCCGTGACATTGTTCGCAAGATATGCCTGATTCAATGGGCACAGAAAACCGATCAACAACGGAATGCGTGGGCTGCGTTCGCCCGCCGTGGCACGCGATACATTCGCTCTGGACTGTGCGACTGAATCTTCGGTTGTGCAGTTCATAACCGGGACTCAACCCCCACTGCCCGTCATGCGCATACCACGCCAGCGGCAGTTGCGTGAGGTATCCGTTGTTTTCATGAGCCAAACCAAAAGCGTGTCGGCCAGATCCAATCCGAAAGCTGGCCGACATATCGCGGTGCCAGTCCGATTTTTCCGGGTGAGTTTCGCGGATCCGAATGGTGGCATTACGTTGACTGGCGTCAGCGGACGCATTCAGGATCTGATAGGCAAAGGCATTTTCAGCGTCAGCGATCCTCACGTTTGAGTCAATAGCATCCATCACTGTGGAATCGACGGGCGCCCATGTCTGAGACATGCCGCTGTGCTGGTAGTGTTGCCAGACGTCTGAATGGCAGTTCACGCAGGCCGCGTTGCCAACAAAGCGATGGGCGTCATCGGCGACCACTCGGACGTGCCGTGACATAATGGCCTGGTCCGGTGAGCCGGAAACCGCGTCACGTGAACTAGCGTCCGAAGAATCAGTGGGCAATGAAAAAGACGCGTCCGGATTCTCATCCGGACGCGTCGTGAGATAGGCCAACGCGCAGAGTACCGCAATCAGCAGCACTGCAATTGAAATGGATTTCGGAAACATGTGGCTGACGGGAATCAGGATTCCATTGGCAACGGTGCCGTATTGGAACCCGGTTTCACTTCAAACCGCAGTGGAGTGGTTTCCGGGCTGGCATACTTCTTCGGAACAGTTGATTCTTCCTGTTCCGAACCTGGAAGTGGCGGAGGACCGTCCGGATTGGAATCAAACACTTCCACCGTGACTTTATGCATTCCCAGTACTGCACCGTCTTTTAGTTCGTAGGTGGTGACCTCAAACGTACCATCTTCCTTAATTTCGGCGAAGCCAGGGTTGCCTTCGCCGTCGGGATGAAACGTCACGGTCCCGCTCTTCAGCGGTTGTCCGTTGATTGTTGCCGTGCCCGACACCGGAGCTGTTTCGGGCAACACCTCCGACGATCCGCAGCCAGACATGACCAGGCTGCACACAGACAACGTAAATAACGAATATCGCATGGGGCTTACATTCTTTCCGTAACAAGACAGATGGTTAAATCTCACGACAACGGCTTACGGTGTGTAGCCGCCAATCGGCAACCCATCACGATGGCGATCCAGTGCCTTGTAGGTATCAAAGTCCATGTTTTCACTTAAGAAGTGGACTGACCCGTCGGCGAATAGACCCTGCATTCCGCCAGTGTGCATACTGATAGCACCATATTTAACGCCACCCGCTTCTGTATTGTTTGGAACCGGCGCGGTGCGGCGAATCTGATTAATTGGATAGCGGTCCACGATCCAGACGCCATTGCCTGTCGCCCAGCTGCACCATGGCGAATAGCTTGGTGATCGTTCTCCCACGATCAGCGTGTTCGACAATCCATCGATGACGTCTCGAAATTTAACTTTCACGCTGGGGCTTCGTTCAAACACACCGTCCGGTGGATTGCTGTCAAACCAGTCTCCCTGGTAACCCATATAGCAGGTGACTCCGGCCGGGCCGCCGCTGTTACGTCCCCCGACAGCTGATGGAGCGGCGGGCCAGGCCCACCATGCAGCAAGGTCACTGCGGACTGCCTGAGTCGGGTCAGACGGACACAGCAGCATTGGCAAGGGCGTTTCAATCAGATCGCGGTTCGCGGGGCTGCCGGTGGTGTCAATGGTCTTTAGGTTGAAGTCCAGTTGAGAATACAGCGGTGCCTGATCGAAGTATGGCAGGCACATTGCAATCCAGCTAAAGCCGTTCGTCTGCGGTTGCAGGTTTCTGGCGTTCATGGGAAAGCAAAGCGCCGTGTCATGATAGTTGTGGATTGCCAGACCAATCTGTTTCATGTTGTTCTTGCACTGAGTGCGTCGGGCGGCTTCGCGAGCCTGTTGCACGGCGGGCAGTAGCAAGGCGATCAGGATTGCAATGATCGCAATCACAACCAGAAGTTCAATCAAGGTGAAGCCGACTCGTCGGCGTCTGTAAAGTTTCATCGGTGGGACTCCAGAAGAAGGAACAGAAGGAACTTCAGATGCCAGGACCGTTTTCGACCAGTTCAGCACCCTCAATATAACATGCCGGCAAAGCCGACCGTAAAGCAGAGACAGCTTCTTCAGTTACACTCGTATCGGCGAGTTTCAGGATTTCCAGGTTCGACAGCGATTGCAGATGCTGCAACCCGGCGTCTGTGACCTGCGAGTTGTTCAAGGTCAGTTCTTTCAAGGAATGAATTTGACCGATCGCTCGCAAGCCATCGTCGTCAACACCGGTTTGGTTCAGGAACAGCCGTTCCAGTGCAGGCAGTCGCTGCAAATGGACCATTCCCTTGCCAGTGACTGGAGTATCGTTGAGTGACAGAATTCCCAGGCTATGCAATGACTGCAAGGATTCCAGACCTGCGTCACCAACTTTGGTGTCTGATAGATGCAGGATGAACAGATCCGGCAGGTTGCTGAGATGCACCAACCCGGCGTCTGAAATGCCGGCGTTGCTAAGTTCCAGCTTTTGCAGCCCCTTGAGTCCGTCCAGAATCTGCAGATCATCGTCGGTTACATCGGGATTGCGCAGATAGATTTCCCGAACCTGTTGAGCGTAGTCGTCGCCGAACACGGTGCTGACGCCGGGCAGCGCGACGGGTTCTGTTCGCACGATCCCGTTCAGTTTTCGCAGGCCGACCAGGGCTCTGTGATGAGCGAGCTGGCGGGGAACAAATACGATCCCAAGGATCAGCATGGCCGCCGGGAGAATCAGTAGTGTCCGCAACCGAAGATGAAACCACGCCAACTGTTTGGAATCTGGCGGTTGCTCTTCAGGGGCCAAATGAACGTCCGTCGAGTGTTCCTCGTGTCGTGTCACGCTGCAGCCT
This DNA window, taken from Fuerstiella marisgermanici, encodes the following:
- a CDS encoding tetratricopeptide repeat protein, with the protein product MFPKSISIAVLLIAVLCALAYLTTRPDENPDASFSLPTDSSDASSRDAVSGSPDQAIMSRHVRVVADDAHRFVGNAACVNCHSDVWQHYQHSGMSQTWAPVDSTVMDAIDSNVRIADAENAFAYQILNASADASQRNATIRIRETHPEKSDWHRDMSASFRIGSGRHAFGLAHENNGYLTQLPLAWYAHDGQWGLSPGYELHNRRFSRTVQSECIACHGGRTQPTHSVVDRFSVPIESGISCEQCHGPGQDHVAFQSSLASQPSTDDQSRTTDRTIVNPGRLQPEQANDVCLQCHLQGDAVVFRPGCDAFSFRPGDRLRDHRIDFLAKSGDSDVLGVASHGARMLQSACWSQSEGRLTCILCHDAHDTVDRTPVASFDQKCLTCHDGSDCHRPATAANTQDSDTQNSCVRCHMPQRPTRERQHLVFTDHRIQRPTRDEIPEGSILSPNADVELIDLRPGDELDVVTHAAAYIQLHETMGPQQPALRKAGRLLETAFSSAPDDPEMRYWLASVRISEGNGADAVRLLRPVVAHNSQWLEARFRLGIAYDQGKDYQSAIRLYEGLVSDVPDWLEVYPLLSRLYLFQQQPKKAEQLLRQQLTFRDDAEAYAALALAYRLQNKPLAECLQPLDRALALDPVLTNALLNRGYLLAEAGRVQEARRDFEAVLHLEPQHAKAQAGLKLLSQTPRPAIPQSR
- a CDS encoding acyltransferase family protein, with amino-acid sequence MTGSSSISCDPEVAAWRTTPVQEASGSLKTVTTTPVARIYYLDCMRGFLMMLGVVLHAANVYGVRGTWEIHDAAGVPAFDLLSDLIRLFRMPSFFIVAGFFASMSLTQRSASQFLAERACRLLPPFVCVFCTLNVLQLWLQDDDSWFILSRNAFVWTRLPELLREGRVIQHLWFLIVLMWYCVATALFAGVLTGKRERHLRQSIPFGLRTLLGCICISEIGASLLVHVWAPLGEYMLGGLIAPSYLLRYLPYFLFGLWLEANRSELDLFSRLSIPRMFSLAALWIGSQLVLPKLPSGWNQGGQLLAGAVCTWLACQVCFSVFRWLSDRPQRWARYLAEASYSVYLFHHILIVILAQNLQLVAISVTAKFVVVVIGAFLGSIAIHEGLIRHNTALLPLLNGRFTQRKKPVKGEFVAHTTSNSK
- a CDS encoding DUF1559 domain-containing protein; the protein is MKLYRRRRVGFTLIELLVVIAIIAILIALLLPAVQQAREAARRTQCKNNMKQIGLAIHNYHDTALCFPMNARNLQPQTNGFSWIAMCLPYFDQAPLYSQLDFNLKTIDTTGSPANRDLIETPLPMLLCPSDPTQAVRSDLAAWWAWPAAPSAVGGRNSGGPAGVTCYMGYQGDWFDSNPPDGVFERSPSVKVKFRDVIDGLSNTLIVGERSPSYSPWCSWATGNGVWIVDRYPINQIRRTAPVPNNTEAGGVKYGAISMHTGGMQGLFADGSVHFLSENMDFDTYKALDRHRDGLPIGGYTP